One segment of Brassica napus cultivar Da-Ae chromosome C3, Da-Ae, whole genome shotgun sequence DNA contains the following:
- the LOC106403610 gene encoding uncharacterized protein LOC106403610: MKIEDDTTLDEEHTVEHVNAIGLRFAEQPLSITSECSRVLEQPVAAIQKQYSHLPWFAEIANFLAAEKEPLKFTGNEKRKFLREARQYVWDEPYLYKHCKDGIFRRCVPEADIPGILHHCHVSSYQGTSPHSKWFPKSSKQNYILEVEVFDCWGVDFMGPFPPFFKNEYILVAVDYVSNWVEAVASPTNDAKVVTKMFSSIIFPRFGVPRVVISNGGTHFINKPLKLDDALWTYRTAYKTPLRTTPYHLVYGKACHLPVEYKAAWAKLLNFDIKPATERRIIQIHELEKIRHHAYESSKIYKEKIKAYHDKRIIARRFEPNDKVLLFNSRLWLFPGKLKSRWSGPFTIKEVRPYGAVELLDRKGDEFVVNGQRIKHYLADSTIAEGEEIPLSDPPSA, translated from the exons ATGAAGATTGAGGACGACACAACTCTTGATGAAGAACACACAGTGGAACACGTCAACGCGATTGGTCTGCGCTTCGCGGAACAACCCTTGAGCATAACATCCGAATGTTCTCGCGTACTGGAACAACCAGTAGCCGCGATCCAAAAGCAGTACTCTCACCTTCCCTGGTTTGCTGAGATTGCGAACTTCCTAGCTGCTGAAAAGGAACCACTTAAGTTCACTGGAAACGAGAAGAGGAAATTCTTAAGAGAGGCGAGGCAGTATGTTTGGGATGAACCGTACTTGTACAAACATTGCAAGGATGGCATATTCAGAAGGTGTGTTCCAGAGGCAGATATTCCAGGGATTCTACATCATTGCCATGTTTCCTCCTATCAGGGCACTTCGCCACATTCAAAATGGTTTCCAAAATCCTCCAAGCAG AATTACATTTTAGAAGTTGAAGTGTTCGACTGCTGGGGAGtcgacttcatgggaccattccctcCGTTCTTCAAGAATGAGTACATCCTGGTCGCCGTTGACTATGTCTCCAACTGGGTAGAAGCAGTGGCGAGTCCCACTAATGATGCAAAAGTGGTGACTAAGATGTTCAGCTCCATCATCTTTCCGAGATTTGGGGTGCCTAGAGTGGTCATTAGCAATGGCGGaacacacttcatcaacaag CCGCTTAAGCTGGACGATGCTCTCTGGACCTACAGAACAGCCTACAAGACGCCGCTAAGGACCACCCCCTATCACCTGGTCTACGGTAAGGCTTGTCATCTTCCTGTCGAATACAAGGCTGCATGGGCGAAGTTACTGAATTTCGACATCAAGCCAGCAACTGAGAGGCGTATAATCCAAATCCATGAGCTGGAAAAGATAAGGCACCACGCCTATGAGAGTTCCAAAATTTATAAGGAGAAGATCAAAGCCTACCATGACAAGCGAATCATTGCCAGACGTTTCGAACCAAACGATAAGGTCTTGCTCTTCAACTCCAGACTTTGGCTGTTCCCAGGCAAGCTGAAATCTAGATGGTCCGGACCCTTCACCATTAAGGAAGTCCGCCCTTACGGAGCTGTTGAGTTGCTGGACAGAAAGGGAGACGAGTTCGTTGTCAATGGTCAGCGCATCAAGCATTACCTTGCTGACTCCACTATCGCAGAGGGTGAAGAAATTCCCCTAAGCGATCCCCCATCAGCCTGA
- the LOC125583137 gene encoding uncharacterized protein LOC125583137 → MSLVFADISVKSPVGILEDLQLKVGNTSVPPDFVVLELEEESKDPLILGRLFLWKIDLNLGDIVMQFEMDELLKKPMLDGHTFEVDEGIDTLQPRNGMIEEILTEDPLELALVRGEAEQSVENIDADRYAKMLDSGRCMGRMVASLSGGGKQLGREHSNWSDPFTKLACSAGPT, encoded by the exons ATGTCCTTGGTGTTCGCGGATATATCAGTTAAGTCCCCGGTTGGTATTCTAGAGGATCTCCAACTAAAAGTTGGGAACACCTCTGTTCCACCAGACTTCGTAGTTCTAGAGCTGGAAGAGGAATCCAAAGATCCTCTCATCTTAGGAAGACTGTTCCTAT GGAAGATTGATCTCAATCTGGGGGACATAGTCATGCAGTTCGAGATGGATGAGCTGCTGAAGAAGCCGATGCTGGATGGACATACCTTCGAGGTGGATGAAGGGATTGATACGCTGCAACCTCGCAACGGGATGATCGAGGAGATTCTTACAGAAGATCCACTTGAGCTTGCACTAGTAAGAGGTGAGGCCGAGCAGAGTGTCGAGAACATTGACGCAGACAGGTATGCTAAGATGCTTGACTCTGGAAGGTGTATGGGAAGAATGGTGGCGAGTCTGTCTGGGGGAGGAAAGCAACTAGGACGAGAACACTCCAACTGGAGCGATCCCTTTACCAAACTCGCTTGTTCCGCCGGACCTACCTGA